GATGGCGCTCGGCGCCCGCCGGCGCGACATCAAGCGCCAGTTCCTGCTCGAGTCGGCGCTGCTCGCGACCGGGGGCGGCGTCATCGGCGTCATCCTCGGCGCGCTCGTCGCGATGGCGGTGAACCAGGTCTTCCCCGCGCGGGTGCGCTTCGTTTTCGTGGTGATCGGCATCGGCACCGCGACCCTGACCGGGCTGCTCGCGGGGCTCGCGCCGTCGTCGTCCGCCTCGAAGATGCCGCCGATCGAGGCGCTCCGGTTCGAATGACGCGCCGATCGAGGAGGAGCCGATGAACCGTCTGATCGAGACCTTCCGCCGCGGATTCACGGAGAACGTGCGCTTCGCCTTCACCGCCCTGCGCGAGCACAAGCTCCGCTCCGGACTCACGATCCTCGGGATCGTCGTCGGGGTCGCGACGGTCATCGCGATGGTCTCGATCGTGACGGGGTTCAACAACAACGTGATCGGAAATCTCCAGGCGTTCGGCGCCAACCGGATCGAGTTCCAGAAGTACGAGGATCGTTTCGGGGGCGGCCCGTCCGCGGACGAGGTGAAGCACCGTCCGAACCTCACGATGGACGACGTCAAGGCGATGCGCGACCAGATGCCCGACGCCGCCGCCGTGTCCGGCCTCGTCGGCACGTTCGATGCCGAGATCCACGTCAAGAACGGCAGCCTCGAGGCCAACAACCCTTACGTGCTGGGCGTCGACCAGCAGTATCCGGAGGCGACGGCGTACACGGTCGGCCACGGCCGGTTCTTCACGCCGCTCGAGGTCGACCACAGCGCGCTCGAGACGGTCATCGGCTCCGACGTGAAGGACGCGATCTTTCCGAGCGAGGACCCGATCGGCAAGGTGATCACGCTGAACGGGCTGCGGTACCAGGTCATCGGCGTCCTGGAGAAGAAGGGGGAGCAGTTCGGCTGGTCCCCGGACAACAAGGTCCTCCTCCCGTACGGCACGTTCGAGAAGCAGTTCGGGTTCGTCGTTCGCAAGGACGGTCTCTCCAACATCAGCGTCGTGCCGAAGCGCACCGAGGACATCGAGAAGATGATCGAGCAGGGGACGGCGGTCCTCCGCGCGCGGCGCCGCGTCCCCTTCGACCAGCCGAACAACTTCGCGATTTCGACGCCGGATCAGCTCATCGGGCAGTTCCGGTCGATCACCGGCGGGATCACGGGCGCGATGATCCTGATCGCGCTGATCTCTCTCCTGATCGGCGGCGTCGGCGTGATGAACATCATGCTCGTCTCGGTGACGCAGCGCACCCGCGAGATCGGCATCCGGAAAGCGGTCGGAGCGTTCCGGCGGGACATCATCGGCCAGTTCCTGACCGAGGCGGTCACGCTCTCGA
The sequence above is a segment of the Thermoanaerobaculia bacterium genome. Coding sequences within it:
- a CDS encoding ABC transporter permease, translated to MNRLIETFRRGFTENVRFAFTALREHKLRSGLTILGIVVGVATVIAMVSIVTGFNNNVIGNLQAFGANRIEFQKYEDRFGGGPSADEVKHRPNLTMDDVKAMRDQMPDAAAVSGLVGTFDAEIHVKNGSLEANNPYVLGVDQQYPEATAYTVGHGRFFTPLEVDHSALETVIGSDVKDAIFPSEDPIGKVITLNGLRYQVIGVLEKKGEQFGWSPDNKVLLPYGTFEKQFGFVVRKDGLSNISVVPKRTEDIEKMIEQGTAVLRARRRVPFDQPNNFAISTPDQLIGQFRSITGGITGAMILIALISLLIGGVGVMNIMLVSVTQRTREIGIRKAVGAFRRDIIGQFLTEAVTLSTLGGVVGVLVGGGLAALVRALPISLPAAVPVWSVVVGLVVSMSVGIFFGAYPAVKASRLDPIESLRYE